A genomic stretch from Bradyrhizobium quebecense includes:
- the urtE gene encoding urea ABC transporter ATP-binding subunit UrtE, whose translation MLKIDNINLYYGAAQALRGVSLTAEPGKVTCVLGRNGVGKTSLLRAMVGQYPIASGAINFDGKDITALKPYERARRGIGFVPQGREIFPLLTVEENLKTGFGPLKREDRNIPDDVFSLFPVLQTMLGRRGGDLSGGQQQQLAIGRALVMRPKLLLLDEPTEGIQPSIIKDIGRAISYLRNLGNIAIVLVEQYLDFACELGDSFAVMDRGAVKYACDRASLDPAEISRQMAL comes from the coding sequence ATGCTGAAGATCGACAACATCAACCTTTATTACGGCGCGGCGCAGGCGCTGCGCGGCGTGTCGCTGACCGCCGAGCCGGGCAAGGTCACCTGCGTGCTCGGCCGCAACGGCGTCGGCAAGACCTCGCTGCTGCGCGCCATGGTCGGCCAGTATCCGATCGCCTCCGGCGCGATCAATTTCGACGGCAAGGACATCACTGCGCTCAAGCCCTATGAGCGGGCGCGGCGCGGCATCGGCTTCGTGCCGCAGGGCCGCGAGATCTTCCCGTTGCTGACGGTGGAAGAAAACCTCAAGACCGGCTTCGGCCCGCTCAAGCGCGAGGACCGCAACATCCCCGACGACGTGTTCTCGCTGTTTCCGGTGCTGCAGACCATGCTGGGCCGCCGCGGCGGCGATCTCTCCGGCGGCCAGCAGCAGCAGCTTGCGATCGGCCGCGCGCTGGTGATGCGGCCAAAGCTCCTGCTGCTCGACGAGCCGACCGAGGGCATCCAGCCCTCGATCATCAAGGATATCGGCCGCGCCATTTCCTATCTGCGCAACCTCGGCAACATCGCCATCGTGCTGGTCGAACAATATCTCGACTTTGCCTGCGAACTCGGCGACAGTTTTGCCGTGATGGACCGGGGTGCGGTGAAATATGCCTGCGACCGCGCAAGCCTCGATCCCGCCGAGATCAGCCGCCAGATGGCGTTGTGA
- the urtD gene encoding urea ABC transporter ATP-binding protein UrtD has translation MNVMDTRATSAMLYLDGVHVSFDGFHAINNLSLTLAPGEMRAIIGPNGAGKTTMMDIITGKTKPDEGTVLFDGTVDLTRLDETRIAELGIGRKFQKPTVFESQTVQDNLLLALNVDHSVRGTLFWRGSKAESERIDKVLETIRLTDARNRLAGSLSHGQKQWLEIGMLLAQDPKVLLVDEPVAGMTDVETHLTAELLKEINKNHTIMVVEHDMTFVRELGVKVTCLHEGTVLAEGSIDQVSSNERVVEVYLGR, from the coding sequence ATGAACGTCATGGATACCCGCGCCACTTCGGCCATGCTCTATCTCGACGGCGTGCACGTCTCGTTCGACGGCTTCCACGCCATCAACAATCTGTCGCTGACGCTCGCGCCCGGCGAAATGCGCGCCATCATCGGCCCGAACGGCGCCGGCAAGACCACGATGATGGACATCATCACCGGCAAGACTAAGCCGGACGAGGGCACCGTGCTGTTCGACGGCACCGTCGACCTGACCCGGCTCGACGAGACCCGCATCGCCGAGCTCGGCATCGGCCGCAAGTTCCAGAAGCCGACGGTGTTCGAGAGCCAGACCGTGCAGGACAACCTGCTGCTCGCGCTCAATGTCGATCATTCCGTGCGCGGCACGCTGTTCTGGCGCGGCAGCAAGGCCGAGTCCGAGCGGATCGACAAGGTACTGGAGACCATCCGCCTGACCGATGCGCGCAACCGCCTCGCCGGCAGCCTGTCGCACGGCCAGAAGCAGTGGCTCGAGATCGGCATGCTGCTGGCGCAGGATCCCAAGGTGCTGCTGGTCGACGAGCCGGTCGCCGGCATGACCGATGTCGAGACCCATCTGACCGCGGAGCTGCTCAAAGAGATCAACAAGAACCACACCATCATGGTGGTCGAGCACGACATGACCTTCGTGCGCGAGCTCGGCGTCAAGGTGACCTGCCTGCATGAAGGCACGGTGCTCGCCGAAGGTTCGATCGACCAGGTGTCGTCGAACGAGCGGGTGGTCGAAGTGTATCTGGGGCGCTAG
- the urtC gene encoding urea ABC transporter permease subunit UrtC: MTPHILTRSLDRAATAFVLLVAAVGVLIPLSNLLLPQGSMFQVPTYLVALWGKYVCYAILALSIDLIWGYCGILSLGHGAFFALGGYAMGMYLMRQIGSRGVYGNPILPDFMVFLNWDKLPWYWYGFDKFWVAALMVLLVPGLLAFCFGWLAFRSRVTGVYLSIITQAMTYALLLAFFRNDFGFGGNNGLTDFKDILGFNVQAEGTRAALFLLSCLALIIAFLICRAIVTSKLGKVLIAVRDAESRTRFLGYRVESYKLFVFTLSACMAGVAGALYVPQVGIINPSEFAPGNSIEAVIWVAVGGRGTLIGAALGAVVVNYAKTFFTSGPLAPYWLFMLGALFILVTLLLPKGIVGTFDSWWETRRSAALAADKESAAREDGVGAPNLAE, from the coding sequence ATGACGCCGCATATCCTGACCCGTTCGCTCGACCGCGCCGCGACCGCGTTCGTCCTGCTCGTCGCCGCGGTCGGCGTGCTGATCCCGCTGTCGAACCTACTGCTGCCGCAGGGCTCGATGTTCCAGGTGCCGACCTATCTGGTGGCGCTGTGGGGCAAATATGTCTGTTACGCCATCCTCGCGCTCTCGATCGATCTGATCTGGGGCTATTGTGGCATCCTTTCGCTCGGCCACGGCGCGTTCTTCGCGCTCGGCGGCTACGCGATGGGCATGTACCTGATGCGGCAGATCGGCAGCCGCGGCGTCTACGGCAACCCGATCCTGCCCGACTTCATGGTGTTCCTGAACTGGGACAAGCTGCCTTGGTACTGGTACGGCTTCGACAAGTTCTGGGTTGCCGCGTTGATGGTGCTGCTGGTGCCGGGCCTGCTTGCCTTCTGCTTCGGCTGGCTCGCCTTCCGCTCGCGGGTCACCGGCGTGTATCTGTCGATCATCACGCAGGCGATGACCTATGCGCTGCTGCTGGCGTTCTTCCGTAACGATTTCGGCTTTGGCGGCAACAACGGCCTGACCGACTTCAAGGACATCCTCGGCTTCAACGTGCAGGCCGAAGGGACCCGGGCCGCGCTGTTCCTGCTGAGCTGCCTGGCGCTGATCATCGCCTTCCTGATCTGCCGCGCGATCGTGACCTCGAAGCTCGGCAAGGTCTTGATCGCGGTGCGCGATGCCGAAAGCCGCACCCGCTTCCTCGGCTATCGCGTCGAATCCTACAAGCTGTTCGTGTTCACGCTGTCGGCCTGCATGGCTGGCGTCGCCGGTGCGCTTTACGTGCCGCAGGTCGGCATCATCAATCCGAGCGAGTTCGCGCCCGGCAATTCGATCGAGGCGGTGATCTGGGTCGCGGTCGGCGGCCGCGGCACGCTGATCGGCGCCGCGCTCGGCGCCGTCGTGGTCAATTACGCCAAGACGTTCTTCACCTCCGGACCACTCGCGCCGTACTGGCTGTTCATGCTCGGCGCGCTGTTCATCCTGGTCACGCTGCTGTTGCCCAAGGGCATCGTCGGCACCTTCGACAGCTGGTGGGAGACGCGGCGCAGCGCGGCCCTTGCGGCCGACAAGGAAAGCGCCGCACGCGAAGACGGCGTCGGTGCACCGAACTTGGCGGAGTAG
- the urtB gene encoding urea ABC transporter permease subunit UrtB, with the protein MDRFRTLFLSILLLSCLAVPALAGPFEDSVAKFANDEFSDTEAAIGEVAASGNALASPIIGALQDGRLSADPDSKKVSITQADGKIIDAATGAAVDKLPDSAAAVRLNNRLRRTVEAALGGLTLLSPDPGKRLAAAQSVFKSHEENLLPTVEGALAKESVKSIKQAFAEARAAIILFKPDASDSDKLDAVAVVKARGDQEAQALLTGLGDQPPLVAKAAANAVTSIQSNLAMWSMVQNAWYGLSLGSVLLLAAIGLAITFGVMGVINMAHGEMVMLGAYTTFVVQEVIRTRYPALFDYSLLIAVPLAFLVAGLIGVVIERTIIRFLYGRPLETLLATWGLSLVLQQAVRTAFGPTNREVGNPSWMSGAFELGQITITYNRLWILCFTLAVFAILLAMLRYTALGLEMRAVTQNRRMAASMGIATSRVDALTFGLGSGIAGIAGVALSQIDNVSPNLGQSYIIDSFMVVVFGGVGNLWGTLVGAFTLGIANKFLEPMAGAVLGKIAILVLIILFIQKRPRGLFALKGRAVEA; encoded by the coding sequence GCCGCGATCGGCGAGGTTGCCGCATCGGGCAATGCGCTCGCTTCGCCGATCATCGGCGCGCTGCAGGACGGCCGGCTGTCGGCCGATCCGGACAGCAAGAAGGTCTCCATCACGCAGGCCGACGGCAAGATCATCGACGCCGCCACCGGCGCGGCCGTCGACAAGCTGCCCGACAGCGCCGCTGCCGTTCGCCTCAACAACCGCCTGCGCCGCACCGTGGAGGCCGCGCTCGGCGGCCTGACGCTGCTGTCGCCGGATCCGGGCAAGCGGCTCGCCGCTGCGCAATCGGTGTTCAAGAGCCACGAGGAGAATCTGCTGCCGACGGTGGAGGGGGCGCTCGCCAAGGAGAGCGTCAAATCGATCAAGCAGGCCTTCGCCGAGGCACGCGCCGCCATCATCCTGTTCAAGCCGGATGCATCGGACAGCGACAAGCTCGACGCCGTTGCTGTGGTCAAGGCCCGCGGCGACCAGGAGGCGCAGGCGTTGCTTACCGGGCTCGGCGACCAGCCGCCGCTGGTCGCCAAGGCGGCGGCTAACGCGGTCACCTCGATCCAGAGCAATCTTGCGATGTGGTCGATGGTGCAGAACGCCTGGTACGGCCTGTCGCTCGGCTCGGTGCTGCTGCTCGCCGCGATCGGGCTTGCCATCACCTTCGGCGTGATGGGCGTCATCAACATGGCGCATGGCGAGATGGTGATGCTTGGCGCCTACACCACCTTCGTGGTGCAGGAGGTGATCCGCACCCGCTATCCCGCGCTGTTCGACTATTCGCTGCTGATCGCGGTGCCGCTCGCCTTCCTGGTCGCGGGCCTCATCGGCGTCGTGATCGAGCGCACCATCATCCGCTTCCTCTACGGCCGTCCGCTGGAGACGCTGCTCGCGACCTGGGGCCTGTCGCTGGTGCTGCAGCAGGCGGTGCGCACCGCGTTCGGTCCGACCAACCGCGAGGTCGGCAACCCCTCCTGGATGAGCGGCGCCTTCGAGCTCGGCCAGATCACCATCACCTATAACCGGCTTTGGATCCTCTGCTTCACGCTCGCGGTGTTCGCCATCCTGCTCGCGATGCTGCGCTATACCGCGCTCGGGCTCGAGATGCGCGCGGTGACGCAGAACCGCCGCATGGCGGCCTCGATGGGGATCGCCACCTCGCGCGTCGACGCGCTGACCTTCGGCCTCGGCTCGGGAATCGCCGGCATTGCCGGCGTGGCGCTGTCGCAGATCGACAATGTCAGCCCGAACCTCGGCCAGAGCTACATCATCGACTCATTCATGGTCGTGGTGTTCGGCGGCGTCGGCAATCTCTGGGGCACGCTGGTCGGCGCCTTCACGCTCGGCATCGCCAACAAGTTCCTCGAGCCGATGGCAGGTGCGGTGCTCGGCAAGATCGCGATCCTGGTGCTGATCATCCTGTTCATCCAGAAGCGGCCGCGCGGCCTGTTCGCGCTCAAGGGCCGGGCGGTGGAAGCATGA